In Calothrix sp. PCC 7507, one DNA window encodes the following:
- a CDS encoding SGNH/GDSL hydrolase family protein, producing the protein MKIVLIIILAVVVGLLVAVEVGLRSLFGFGNPLIYISDEQIGYLLAPNQRTRRFGNRIEINEYSMRSGPIQKTPAPSTLRVLILGDSIANGGWWTDQANTISNLMAQSLTAANTSNYSEVEVLNASANSWGPRNELAYLERFGNFNAQVVVLLINTDDLFATPPTSLPVGRDRNYPDSKPPLALVEVVQRYLLKQKPIPELTAVQNEPGDRVGINLAAISKIQALTHQTNSQFLLVMTPLLREIGKPGPRDYEITARQRLLDFTKTQQITYIDILPIFNSTKNPQALYQDHIHMNLSGNQLVSKLVERSLNEMLSHDIKS; encoded by the coding sequence GTGAAAATAGTGCTGATCATCATTTTGGCGGTGGTTGTGGGATTGTTGGTGGCGGTTGAGGTGGGATTGCGATCGCTCTTTGGCTTCGGGAATCCCCTAATCTACATCAGCGATGAGCAAATTGGTTATTTGTTAGCTCCTAACCAGCGGACTCGGCGGTTTGGGAATCGCATTGAGATTAATGAATATTCTATGCGGAGTGGCCCAATCCAAAAAACCCCCGCACCCTCTACCCTGCGAGTGCTAATTTTAGGCGATTCGATCGCTAATGGTGGCTGGTGGACGGATCAGGCTAATACGATTTCTAATTTAATGGCACAGTCTTTAACTGCAGCTAATACTAGTAATTACTCTGAAGTAGAAGTATTAAATGCATCGGCTAATTCTTGGGGACCCAGAAATGAATTAGCTTACCTAGAACGGTTTGGCAATTTTAATGCTCAGGTAGTAGTGCTATTAATTAATACAGATGACTTGTTTGCTACTCCACCCACATCTTTACCTGTAGGACGCGATCGCAACTATCCAGATAGTAAACCTCCCCTAGCATTGGTGGAAGTTGTGCAACGCTATCTCCTCAAGCAAAAGCCGATTCCCGAACTGACAGCAGTGCAAAATGAACCAGGCGATCGCGTCGGCATTAATCTAGCAGCAATCAGCAAAATCCAAGCCCTAACTCATCAAACCAACAGCCAATTCCTGTTAGTGATGACTCCCTTACTCCGAGAAATTGGTAAACCAGGCCCCCGTGATTACGAAATTACAGCCCGCCAACGCTTGCTAGATTTTACGAAAACACAACAAATTACTTATATAGACATCCTGCCGATATTTAACTCTACCAAAAACCCGCAAGCTTTATACCAAGACCACATTCACATGAATTTATCAGGTAATCAATTAGTCAGTAAATTGGTAGAGCGATCGCTAAATGAAATGTTAAGTCATGATATCAAATCTTAA
- a CDS encoding pentapeptide repeat-containing protein, producing the protein MDSKKLLSQYATGERNFNAAILHQANLRSADLRGANFAETDLSGADLSSANLSGCNLTRANLTNADLSGANLNGANLSEVNFIGSDLTRANLEGTNLSRADLRSANLVLANLFGANLSEAEMSGANLSGANLRQTNLICSNLNEAELSGADLTAATITEQEMSGKILHVGLSHTWVTWAGSY; encoded by the coding sequence ATGGACAGTAAGAAACTCCTGAGTCAATATGCAACAGGAGAAAGGAATTTTAACGCAGCCATTCTGCATCAAGCAAACTTACGTAGCGCTGACTTAAGAGGAGCAAATTTTGCTGAAACCGACTTGAGTGGTGCCGACTTGAGTAGTGCTAACTTGAGTGGATGTAACCTAACTCGGGCAAACTTGACTAATGCAGACCTCAGTGGAGCCAATTTAAATGGTGCCAACTTGAGTGAAGTAAACTTTATTGGCTCAGACTTAACTAGAGCCAATCTAGAAGGAACAAACCTCAGTCGCGCCGATTTGCGGAGTGCAAATTTAGTTTTAGCCAACCTGTTTGGCGCAAACCTCAGTGAGGCGGAAATGAGTGGTGCTAATTTAAGTGGCGCTAATCTCAGACAAACAAATTTGATTTGCAGCAACCTTAATGAGGCGGAACTCAGTGGTGCAGATTTAACTGCAGCCACCATCACTGAACAAGAGATGAGCGGCAAAATTTTGCACGTTGGTTTATCCCATACCTGGGTGACATGGGCTGGTAGTTACTAA